A single Nocardioides sp. JS614 DNA region contains:
- a CDS encoding helix-turn-helix transcriptional regulator, whose translation MATIERLATARAAAEAGRWEEARAAFAAAAAVEESADAVDGLGRVCWWLGDVRSAIRHRERAFTLLRQAGRDDEATIAALDLCIWYLTNLENEAAAGGWLARAARAAEHTTDPMVRGWLVLIGAYLCSDATARRAGLEEALRIAAEASDDGLHAMALADLGVLLVAGGEVEHGMALLDEAMATTLGGFGGRLEVVVWSSCNMLAACSLAQDLRRATQWCRVAEEFTQTYGCPFLQARCRAHYGSVLVAAGTWDLAEPELRRAISMSEDVGRQPLLEARTALAALRLRQGRLGEATELAEELDTNSPAAALVSAEVRLAAGRPDEAAALLRAALGLLHPDDPQSDPLAAALCEAYLATGDIAGAEAALAGSRAEPPRPALPRGSAQRTRSAGLVAAASGDAATAVRRLAEALAAFERHDLPFEAARTRLDLARALATHDPEAAAGYATEALRALRRLGAAGETAAAAALLRQLGVTPGPEPRDPGVLTRREHDVLTLLADGLSNPEIAQRLYLSRKTVAHHVSSILTKLALRSRAEAAAFATRTRG comes from the coding sequence GTGGCAACGATTGAGCGCCTCGCAACCGCGCGTGCTGCCGCCGAGGCCGGACGGTGGGAGGAGGCGCGGGCAGCGTTCGCCGCGGCGGCTGCCGTGGAAGAGTCCGCGGACGCGGTCGACGGACTGGGCCGGGTGTGTTGGTGGCTGGGCGACGTGCGCTCCGCGATCCGCCACCGGGAGCGTGCCTTCACTCTGCTGCGCCAAGCGGGCCGTGACGACGAGGCGACCATCGCGGCCCTCGACCTGTGCATCTGGTACCTCACGAACCTCGAGAACGAGGCGGCCGCCGGCGGCTGGCTGGCCCGCGCCGCACGGGCCGCCGAGCACACCACGGACCCGATGGTCCGGGGCTGGCTGGTATTGATCGGCGCCTACCTGTGCTCCGACGCCACCGCGCGACGTGCCGGGCTCGAGGAGGCCCTCCGGATTGCGGCCGAGGCCTCTGACGACGGGCTGCACGCGATGGCGCTGGCCGACCTGGGTGTGCTCCTCGTGGCTGGCGGCGAGGTGGAGCACGGGATGGCGCTCCTCGACGAGGCGATGGCGACCACCCTGGGTGGCTTCGGCGGCCGGCTGGAGGTCGTGGTCTGGTCGAGCTGCAACATGCTCGCCGCGTGTAGCCTGGCCCAGGACCTGCGACGCGCGACGCAGTGGTGCCGGGTGGCCGAGGAATTCACCCAGACTTACGGCTGCCCTTTTCTTCAAGCCAGGTGTCGAGCCCACTACGGCTCGGTCCTGGTCGCCGCCGGCACCTGGGATCTCGCTGAGCCCGAGCTCCGGCGGGCAATTTCCATGTCGGAGGACGTCGGGCGCCAGCCCCTGCTCGAGGCGAGGACCGCACTTGCCGCCCTCCGGCTCCGGCAGGGTCGGCTCGGCGAAGCCACCGAACTCGCCGAGGAGCTCGATACGAACTCCCCCGCCGCCGCCCTCGTATCGGCCGAGGTGCGGCTCGCCGCCGGCAGGCCGGACGAGGCCGCGGCGCTGCTCCGCGCCGCGCTCGGGCTGCTCCATCCCGACGATCCGCAGAGCGACCCGCTCGCGGCCGCCCTGTGTGAGGCGTACCTGGCCACCGGCGACATTGCGGGTGCCGAGGCGGCGCTGGCGGGCAGCCGGGCCGAGCCGCCGAGGCCCGCACTGCCCCGAGGGAGTGCTCAACGGACCCGCAGCGCGGGGCTGGTCGCGGCGGCATCGGGCGACGCTGCGACCGCGGTGCGACGGCTGGCCGAGGCGCTCGCCGCCTTCGAGCGGCACGACCTGCCCTTCGAGGCGGCCCGGACCCGGCTGGATCTGGCCAGGGCCCTCGCCACGCACGATCCCGAAGCCGCCGCGGGCTACGCCACCGAAGCGCTTCGCGCCCTCAGGCGGCTGGGCGCAGCCGGCGAAACGGCCGCAGCGGCCGCGTTGCTCCGCCAGCTCGGAGTCACCCCCGGGCCGGAGCCCCGGGACCCCGGGGTGCTCACCAGGCGCGAGCACGACGTGCTCACCCTGCTCGCCGACGGACTCAGCAACCCGGAGATCGCGCAACGCCTATACCTGAGCCGCAAGACCGTGGCGCACCACGTGAGCAGCATCCTGACCAAGCTTGCCCTCCGCTCCCGCGCCGAGGCCGCCGCCTTCGCCACGCGGACCCGGGGGTGA
- a CDS encoding alpha/beta hydrolase produces MHFTSEQRLDDDSLEREFILGEIPGILWTPTSAPAPLILLGHPGGLRKMYPRLAGRARHSMANGFSAATIELPGSGDRPRSADAERARADLHRALAAGKPVDEIVDRLVLPLVEQAVPEWQATLDALLALPEISGPVGYSGGVIAIGIRLALVEPRIVAAGLFAGSFVPRAMFDEARQVTIPLHVLLQWDDEGNDRQMALDLFDAFGSEEKSLNANMGGHTGVPQFAGEGPDGFFVRHLR; encoded by the coding sequence ATGCACTTCACTTCCGAACAGCGCCTCGACGACGACAGCCTGGAACGCGAATTCATTCTCGGCGAGATCCCCGGCATCCTGTGGACGCCCACCTCCGCTCCAGCGCCGCTGATCCTGCTCGGCCACCCCGGCGGACTGCGCAAGATGTACCCGCGGCTTGCGGGGCGGGCCCGGCACTCCATGGCGAACGGCTTCTCCGCGGCCACCATCGAGCTCCCCGGGAGCGGTGACCGGCCCCGATCGGCCGACGCCGAGCGGGCCCGCGCCGATCTGCACCGGGCGCTGGCGGCCGGAAAGCCGGTCGACGAGATCGTCGACCGGCTGGTCCTCCCGCTGGTCGAACAGGCAGTCCCGGAATGGCAGGCCACACTGGACGCACTCCTCGCACTGCCAGAGATCAGCGGGCCGGTCGGGTACTCGGGCGGGGTGATCGCCATCGGTATCCGGCTGGCGCTGGTCGAACCGCGCATTGTGGCCGCTGGTCTCTTCGCCGGGAGCTTCGTGCCCCGCGCCATGTTCGACGAGGCCCGCCAGGTCACGATTCCGCTTCACGTCCTGCTGCAGTGGGACGACGAAGGAAACGACCGGCAGATGGCACTGGACCTGTTCGACGCCTTCGGCTCCGAGGAGAAGTCGCTGAACGCCAACATGGGCGGGCACACCGGCGTCCCGCAGTTCGCGGGAGAGGGGCCCGACGGGTTCTTCGTCCGGCACCTGCGCTAG
- a CDS encoding class I SAM-dependent methyltransferase: MTETFQLSREQAQAYEDLFVPALFGQWAPQLVDCARVRDGQSVLDVACGTGVVARAARDLVGPGGRVVGVDLNSAMLEVAQEARPDLEWVHGDVEDLPFEDAEFDVALCQSALFFFADPGRAVAEMVRVVVPGGVVALQTYAPLAEQPAYGPFVELVAGHAGPEARVLLGTYWSQGALDGLLELASAAGLSLVESRSSLGEAVFPSAAAVADTEIKATPLAERITPETYARIVADTEELLGGYADESGLVRVPIRATLLAARKG, translated from the coding sequence ATGACCGAGACGTTCCAGCTCAGCCGAGAGCAGGCGCAGGCCTACGAGGACCTGTTCGTTCCTGCCCTATTCGGTCAATGGGCACCCCAGCTGGTGGACTGCGCTCGGGTACGCGACGGCCAGTCCGTGCTCGACGTGGCCTGCGGCACCGGGGTGGTGGCCCGGGCGGCCCGGGACCTCGTGGGACCCGGCGGCCGGGTCGTCGGTGTCGACCTGAACTCCGCGATGCTCGAGGTGGCGCAGGAGGCGCGTCCCGACCTCGAGTGGGTGCACGGCGACGTCGAGGACCTCCCGTTCGAGGACGCCGAGTTCGACGTCGCGCTCTGCCAGTCCGCACTGTTCTTCTTCGCCGATCCGGGCCGGGCGGTGGCCGAGATGGTGCGCGTGGTCGTTCCCGGCGGCGTGGTCGCCCTGCAGACCTACGCGCCACTGGCCGAGCAGCCTGCGTACGGTCCCTTCGTCGAGCTCGTCGCCGGGCACGCCGGTCCCGAGGCGCGAGTCCTGCTCGGCACGTACTGGTCCCAAGGCGCCCTCGACGGCCTGCTCGAGCTCGCCTCGGCGGCCGGCCTGTCGCTGGTCGAGTCGCGTTCCAGTCTCGGGGAAGCCGTCTTCCCGTCCGCGGCCGCGGTCGCCGACACGGAGATCAAAGCCACGCCGCTGGCCGAGCGGATCACGCCAGAGACGTATGCGCGGATCGTCGCCGACACCGAGGAACTGCTCGGCGGGTACGCCGACGAGTCGGGCCTCGTGCGCGTCCCGATCCGGGCCACTCTGCTCGCAGCGCGGAAAGGCTAG